Proteins from one Phycisphaerae bacterium genomic window:
- a CDS encoding AraC family transcriptional regulator, which produces MQEFWDTLRVRVLVADVATVSPTWGDGVYHSDPYGRLYWLQAGRAAVTHHKRRWTLRQGRLHVIPANTPVQLHCPDRATIAYVHFTAAVWGEMDLFEVLGGPYDLQPSPSANVPSLLQRLRRAFHDANPQNTLDVTGLLLQLLAPFQAVGDPRQRLQRMREVQRFEPALQYIEANLHRPIRLAELAETVSLEPTYFSRLFTRRFGLSPVRYVLRQRVERARKMLWNTDLTLETAARQLGFVDAFHLSRTFKRLTGLSPRQFRQRSRRRVP; this is translated from the coding sequence ATGCAGGAATTCTGGGATACGCTGCGGGTCCGGGTCCTCGTCGCCGACGTGGCCACCGTCTCGCCCACCTGGGGCGACGGCGTCTACCACTCCGATCCCTACGGGCGGCTCTACTGGCTCCAGGCCGGCCGCGCCGCCGTCACGCACCACAAACGCCGATGGACCCTCCGACAGGGCCGCCTCCACGTCATCCCCGCCAACACCCCCGTCCAACTCCACTGCCCCGACCGCGCCACCATCGCCTATGTCCACTTCACCGCCGCCGTCTGGGGCGAAATGGACCTCTTCGAGGTCCTCGGCGGACCCTACGACCTCCAGCCGTCCCCGTCAGCCAACGTCCCGTCCCTCCTGCAACGCCTCCGCCGCGCCTTCCATGACGCCAACCCGCAGAACACCCTCGACGTCACCGGCCTGCTGCTCCAACTCCTCGCCCCCTTCCAAGCCGTCGGCGACCCGCGACAACGCCTCCAGCGGATGCGCGAAGTCCAACGATTCGAACCCGCCCTCCAGTACATCGAAGCCAACCTCCACCGCCCTATCCGACTCGCCGAACTCGCCGAAACCGTCAGCCTCGAACCCACCTACTTCTCGCGCCTCTTCACCAGACGCTTCGGCCTCTCGCCCGTCCGGTACGTCCTCCGCCAGCGCGTCGAACGCGCCCGCAAAATGCTCTGGAACACCGACCTCACCCTCGAAACCGCCGCCCGGCAACTCGGCTTCGTCGACGCCTTCCACCTCTCCAGAACCTTCAAACGCCTCACCGGCCTCAGCCCGCGACAGTTCCGCCAGCGAAGCCGCCGACGAGTCCCCTGA
- a CDS encoding dinitrogenase iron-molybdenum cofactor biosynthesis protein: MKIAISTQGPALSDAMDPRFGRAKFFVVVDSETGVGEAFNNSVNLNAAQGAGIQSAARVVELGAAAVITGHMGPKAFAALQAGGVAVYTGASGTAAEALEQFKASKLSKADGADVEGHWM; encoded by the coding sequence ATGAAGATTGCCATCAGTACACAAGGGCCGGCGCTGAGCGACGCGATGGACCCGCGGTTCGGGCGGGCGAAGTTTTTCGTTGTGGTGGACAGCGAGACCGGCGTTGGCGAGGCGTTCAATAATAGCGTGAACCTCAACGCGGCGCAGGGCGCGGGGATTCAGTCGGCGGCCCGGGTGGTGGAGCTCGGGGCGGCGGCGGTGATTACCGGTCACATGGGGCCCAAGGCATTCGCGGCGCTTCAGGCGGGCGGTGTGGCGGTTTACACGGGGGCTTCGGGCACGGCGGCTGAGGCGTTGGAGCAGTTCAAGGCCAGCAAGCTGTCGAAGGCCGACGGCGCGGACGTTGAAGGCCATTGGATGTAG